A window of the Helianthus annuus cultivar XRQ/B chromosome 4, HanXRQr2.0-SUNRISE, whole genome shotgun sequence genome harbors these coding sequences:
- the LOC110933669 gene encoding uncharacterized protein LOC110933669 encodes MGDNEVPARRVVADYARPNAANGRSSITRPAIGVNRWQIPPQVITMVTNTIQFHGLPSEDPNVHISRFSTICDTFQEQGITEDAYKLHLFPFSLADRAHAWLESLPAGSITTWAGMKDKFLGKYFPPSKTARLRSMIQEFRQKEGESFYETWEHFKELLLKCPHHGFEDWALVEKFYHGVTPATRNMHNTTAGGNLMTAKTPEECTEIFEDRAMSSYEFPDSKDSSTTQRGVHKVDDTTRMQAQIDALMKKMNDMESKKEQNNFGDRYNLDWKNHPNFSWKNNNPPGFQVRQNLFQDTGAGASSGDTFEVHGARDLHEESEHCTALQNLERTVGSLADQLNQRPQVGLPSSTVRNPNATTKAVTTRSGRGAVEVESIVDEEPVLEEIEMETPAGKVHERLHPASTAQSSGSSGEKNEEKKEPMRVYKLTPPYPGRLIKGKDAEQYGKFLEMLKKLHVNIPFVEALSKMLKYVKFLKDLLTNKKKLEDLSTVTLSEECSAVLQNKLLKKVSDPGRPFHATERALIDVHDGKFTLRVDEDEVTFDIQRSMRHTQQHDDTLYFIDTLMSHVGSLLSEICGKDASDTQVASVDD; translated from the exons ATGGGTGACAACGAGGTCCCAGCTAGGAGAGTCGTCGCAGACTACGCCCGGCCGAACGCTGCCAACGGTCGATCCAGCATTACCCGACCCGCTATCGGAGTTAATCGCTGGCAGATTCCGCCTCAGGTCATCACGATGGTTACAAACACCATCCAGTTCCATGGGTTACCTTCTGAGGACCCGAATGTCCATATCTCTCGCttttcaactatttgtgatacatttcAGGAGCAGGGCATCACCGAAGACGCCTACAAGCTGCATCTATTTCCATTCTCGCTTGCTGACCGTGCTCATGCTTGGTTGGAATCCCTTCCTGCGGGATCCATCACCACTTGGGCCGGGATGAAAGACAAGTTCTTAGGCAAGTACTTTCCTCCTTCCAAAACCGCTCGTCTGAGGAGCATGATTCAAGAGTTTCGCCAGAAGGAGGGAGAGTCTTTCTATGAGACATGGGAGCATTTCAAGGAACTGCTGCTTAAGTGTCCTCATCATGGATTCGAGGATTGGGCTTTAGTTGAGAAGTTTTATCATGGAGTGACGCCCGCCACGAGGAATATGCATAACACCACTGCTGGTGGCAATCTGATGACCGCCAAAACACCAGAGGAGTGCACTGAGATATTCGAGGACAGAGCGATGAGTAGTTACGAGTTTCCTGATTCCAAAGATTCGTCCACTACACAAAGAGGCGTGCATAAGGTTGATGATACCACTAGGATGCAAGCGCAGATTGACGCCCTGATGAAAAAGATGAATGATATGGAGTCAAAGAAGGAACAG AACAATTTCGGGGATCGTTACAATTTGGATTGGAAGAACCACCCGAATTTCAGCTGGAAGAACAACAACCCACCGGGGTTTCAGGTGCGtcagaatttgtttcaggacaCAGGAGCAGGAGCGAGTTCGG GAGACACATTCGAGGTTCATGGAGCACGAGACCTTCATGAAGAGTCAGAGCACTGCACTGCACTGCAGAACCTGGAGAGGACAGTCGGTTCGCTGGCCGATCAGCTGAACCAGAGACCTCAAGTTGGTCTCCCTAGTAGCACTGTTAGAAATCCAAACGCCACTACAAAGGCTGTTACTACGAGGAGTGGGCGAGGAGCTGTCGAGGTCGAGTCGATAGTTGATGAGGAACCGGTCCTCGAGGAGATTGAGATGGAGACCCCTGCTGGCAAAGTGCACGAGAGGCTGcacccagcaagtacagcacagtCCAGCGGGTCTTCAGGAGAGAAGAACGAGGAGAAAAAGGAGCCGATGAGGGTGTATAAACTGACACCCCCTTACCCAGGTCGGTTGATAAAGGGTAAGGATGCAGAGCAGTATGGAAAGTTCCTCGAGATGTTGAAGAAGCTACACGTGAATATTCCATTCGTAGAGGCCTTATCGAAGATGCTGAAGTACGTGAAGTTTCTCAAGGACTTGCTCACGAATAAGAAGAAGCTGGAGGACCTTTCAACTGTCACATTGAGCGAGGAGTGTTCTGCCGTCTTGCAGAACAAGCTACTGAAGAAGGTTTCTGATCCTG GTCGTCCATTCCATGCCACTGAACGCGCACTCATTGACGTGCACGACGGCAAGTTCACTCTTCGAGTTGATGAGGATGAAGTCACATTCGACATTCAGCGTTCTATGAGGCATACCCAACAGCATGATGACACTCTATACTTTATCGATACTCTTATGTCACATGTGGGTAGCCTCCTCAGCGAGATTTGCGGGAAAGATGCGTCCGATACGCAGGTTGCGAGTGTGGATGATTAG